In the Silene latifolia isolate original U9 population chromosome 1, ASM4854445v1, whole genome shotgun sequence genome, AGTAGTTCAATTGATTGTTGAATTGTTGTTGTCAGTCAAAATCTATAATAAGTCGTGAATAAAGTGAAAGTGAAAGTGAAAGCGAATTTTTTTTCTTATTAAGTACTCCGTATTTACTGATTATATCCCCATATAACCTAATCTGGTTGTACAACTCGGATAATACACCTAAAAAAACATACTAATAAACCGTCCACTCGATACTTTTCTTTGCAAAATTCTGGACGAAAGCATAATTACAAAACTCCTGCTAATAAACGGGCTATTTTGGAAATTAGGAAATAAGGATAACAAAGAAAAAGAGATTTTTATTAGCGATTTAAATAAAGGTAACACTATATTAGATTCGTCACTATAACCACCAAAAATGTCGCCTAAAAAAAATGCCATAGGTATCCGAACAGAGTAAAATTGCACATAAATACCAAGGCCTTAATCCCATAAGCATGATAATGAGAAGCTTTTCAAGGCTCAAAGCAATGCTTGACGGACATTTTCAGTCGTACAAACTTTTGAATTTGTAAGCACATTAAGTGGCATAAAAGAgataaaaatgagaacaaaagtcaTTCTGACCATTTTATGCCGATTACTTCTACAATTAAAAATCTGATCAGGTTCAGGCGGGGGTGGCAGCTTCTGTGGGTTCATCAAACGTAAATGGAATAGGCTTAGTTGGGGCGGGTAAGCGTCCAATACTGTCAACCTTATCTTTGATCTTTGGTGGAGGCCGAGCTGCTTTAGGTAGTAATCTACCTTTCTTAACAAACCATTCTGGCTTAAGCAATGCTTTGAAACCCAACTTATTGTAATGGACTCTCCTGACAGTTCCCCCAGCTGCTTCGACAGCAGCTTTTGCTCTAACCGTCACCCTAGATACCTGTATCAAATCCACATCAGCTGTTATTATAGTTGGGAGCGAGAGATTAAAGAGAAGTAACAGTAGCACCCTAGATACCAGTATTTAAGAACCAGGCTCAAGAGCAACGGTAACATCAGGAGCATGTCCGAAACAATAAAACATCGGTGTGTAATTGGCCCAAaaaaacaacaacatcagagccttaatcccaaaatgatttggggtcggctgacatgaatcatcctttagaaccgtgcatgggtgaacgcacacctcaaaatgccaacaaaatagaaaaggaaaaatgaaaaacaaaagggagagtgaaacataatacaaaggtCAAGGTAAACTTATACTTCGTAGGTTTTAAAAATCGAAGtctggatttcttttataaaaacttgaaatttaaatcgagaataaagatttgaaaaccgaagtaaaaTTTAAGGGCCAgaataccttaaaagtgaaccaagtaaaaatatactccgtataagaaATTAGTTGGTAAAAAAGGTGTAATTGGCCTCTTTAAGTTGGCAAATAAAGGTTCTCGAGTTCAGGGGTTGGGTGACTAAATATTATTTCCCCTATTTTTCATAAATGTcatatttttcctttttttcgccTAATCAATGGGATTGCGCCATCTCTGAATTTGTCAAGCTTTTTGCAGTGAAATAGTTTTTAGTTTCTCCCACGTTGTAAATTTGAGCCAGGTATACCATTTCTCTTACGGCACACCAGTTCAACGTACCTCTACGCTTATATATTTGTGCCGCAGTAAATGAAAGAATTCCACAGAATAGGAAGGAGTACCACCACTTTAACCTTTAATACAATCACATACGACAGGCAAGGAAAGAAGGGAGATAGAAACAAACAAAATGATAAGGAGTCTGGGTAAATTAGAAGCATTTTCGTATTACCTCCAAATGAATAGGCCAGACTATTTGTTCGCAACCACGTCCCATTAGCCTGACTCCATCTCCTATCTGCTTTCCTATGGCTCCCACATCCTTCAAGAGTCAAGGCATATGGACAAGACCAACGAATATTAGGCGGGGGAAACAAATATTTGAGCACAGCTTGACGTAATTAAAAAGGCAAACCTTCAGCGTTTTCATTGTAATCAGTTCAGATGAGTCAATCATCCCCATGTTTATGAGCTTGGCAATCTTTCCTAAGCCACATGGCTGCAAAGAAGACAGCAGCAATACGCAAATCAAACAAAGTTTAAGATTTTGATTGTAAACAGAAACTTGTATGAGACGATCTTACGTATAAGATGACTTAATTAACCATATTAAATCATAAATGATGATTATTTGGGTTGGTCTGACATACAAGACCGACTCATACAAGACTCACTGCAGATTGTCAATACCAAAATGGAAAATTTGTTGGTACAGAACCGTGGATACCAAAATCAGATGACAGCCAATCTCAGTAAACAAAAAATTCAACCTTTATATcgaaataaaaataacaaatcgGGCTCAGAACAATACAATAACTCTTGCGGTCAATACAAACATCTAAGTTATAATATAACTCTCAAATTACCATTAATGCAGTCACGCTAATTATAAGAAGACATTAAGGTTTCCTCAAATGTTTAAGTTTCTCCAAGAACACTAATGCGTGCTTGTACttgcaatattttatttttacatcTAACTCTCTTTCATCATTTCTTCACAACTACCCACCTAAACTTCACTTCATTCAATCCTACCATAATCACTCCTACAAGTGATACAACTATGGTTTCTAACCATCCCCTCTCTCCCTCTCGCTTTACGCTTACTGAAAATAGCTTCAAATATCAATATTGATgtctatttatagagaaaagaaAAAGTAAGTTGATATAATTTTTATTTGTATATCCGTCCCCTccctaccccgcaatttgcgggagcgtTGTTGTATCGTTTTAAGTCTTTAACCATGAAAATGtcatcaaaaagaaaaaaaaaaagaaaaggtctTTATCTctttgatagatgaaccatctcaaccaaaccttaaggtgatggttgaggctcaATTATTATATTTAATCCTATTACGCCCCCCTCACTCGAATGtccattgggcttgaagagtggttagtgcacAAGCCCAGttattatatttattcctattaTCTTTCATCTCCATTCTCTCATCGAACTCCTCAAATCCCTAATCTCCATTGTCCATATCCCTAGTAAAATCCCCATTTTCATGAATATTTCTTCTCCCTCATCCTATCATCCATGGCCATGATAGGATAACCTATCATAGTTATTCATGCTATAGATAGCAATGTTTCTGGGCGATGTACATgagaaaataaaagatttatgagGGGATAAGACGATAAATAAGAGAAGCACACAATGTTGAGAGGATTACGGATAAAAATCATGTTCAGCACCACAAAATTTCGTTGTCAACATTTTCAATAATTAAacaatcaaataaaataaaaattagaccaaaattgtttatattatttttctctataaatagagaTCAATATAAATATGATTAGAGTTATTTTAATAGAGATAACATTCATGTCTAACAATGATCCCACGTCACGCCAATTAACCAAACTAAACCAAAGCCCTTGTGAGTTTCACTGAAAGATTTGAAGCAACACTAGTAGGAATAGTGGAAAAGTGAGTTTGGTCCTTCGCATCCGATGCTCAAACGTGGGCTAGAACATACAAGTAGTTGCTGAACCACTAACTCTAAAACTCGATTACCATGTTTTCACCACATCAAAGGAATCTTCCATCTCAAGCCAAAAATTTTCTAATTTGAAGAGTCTTCTAGATGTGCAAGGATTTTTAACCCCAACAATTATAGATAATCAAGCCAGCTTCAGTGTTTGAGAATGCTATTAACTTTCTAGAATCATGAAACAGGTCGTAATCAAGTTTCATGAAGTATATAGGATGTGTGAGTACACTAAAATGTTTCGCTACCATCAGTAATATGAAGAAAGAAGTTAAGGACCACCGGCCAGACATCATGTATTCCATAACTCAAATAGTATCAGACGTGAGTCATCAAAGTTTCTTTTAGATAGCCTTTGCTTAATTCCCCTTTGTGCATTCTCAAAGGCCTATAAGTTGGCCTTTCTCACTATGGCTTCCTAGCTGTAAACCATCCTATATATCATCTTTCcagaactttttttttctttattcttTCACCTGCTCCCTAGACATTCAACAGGAGTAAATAGATTGACGACTCCAAGTAGCATAGGTTTACCAAGGACGGCTAGAAAGCTGATTATCATTACCATTATTAAACTTGTGCCTATAAAGAGCCTCCTGTTTAAAGCAGGGTACGGCAACTCAACACAAAATTAAGTCCACTTTTTAAGAATAATATAGCTAGAGAAATGATAATCCACATTAACATCAACACAAAATCATAGTTCTAAAACTCGCATCATCTAATGGCAAGAAAAGATAAATTTATGTCACTGCTCACTAGATAGTTTACAGGGTTACCTAATTCGCTCCCCCGACGAATTGCGAATTAATTCGCAATTCGTTTTCATCTTAATTCGTCCCAATTCGCTGAGATGAGCGAATTATACGATTatgctaaaaaccaaaaaaatcaggAAAAATTGAAGTATAGACAAGATACCTGATTATTTTGAAGTTTGAACTTTGAAGCCAAGCACAATGATTTGATTCACTATTGTAGATTTGTAGATTTAGCTTTAATTTGATTTTCATTTCTGACAGGAAGATGATATTTTTTTAGCTTTGTTGATATAAAAGGATAATCCTTTTGCGAATTGGATTCGACGAATTACCGAATTTTAAAATAATGTAATTCGCCAGCGAATCGCGAATTAGAATTAAGAAAACGAATTGAACGAATTGCGAATCCGGTAACCCTGAGTTTAATTGCTCCAGGATCACAAGGCAACTCTCAGAGCAAAAAAAAGTAGACAATAGATTCAGATAAAAGCAACCAAATAATACGCCATTACAATTATGATTTATGAACACAAACATTGCTCTTATTCAAATATTAGGGGGCCTATTAAAACCTACAAAAGTTGGTGGATTTATAACCTACTAAAGCAAGTAAAGCATATTTTTCAATAACCCAAACTAAGCAAAGCTTTAACTTCACTGAACTCGTAGAGTCCCGGGTACGTGTAATATCGTATGTTGCTTTGGAATGTCAAGTTAATTTATCAAGTAAAAGTACCACCGGGATACATTACCTGGTAAGTATGTtctcatttcattttattttacagTTTTGGCCTTTTCTTGGACTCGGCCTTCAGGAAGGAGGAAGGTTCTAAGACTGAGAAGCGAAAGAGGAAAAGAGAGGTGCAGCAAGTTCCAGATCAAAGGGAGTTTGTGCAACAACCAGTTCTTCAAAAGTGGGTATTAGTCACTCTCTAGTCACATTCAACCTAGTTGAAACATCGAAAGAGTTGCATTAACAATCCTAAAAATTATCCCTAGAATATCTCACAAGAACCTCTACTTGCTGATTGTGAAGTAGTAGATCACCAGTAGCTTTCTAGATCAATATTGTAGCAGAAAACCGCTCAGAACAGCGATAATGTTCAAGAACACCCTCCCTTTCTCGGCCATATGCAAGACATTAAGGTAAGGACAAATTGACAATTGAAAATAATCGAAAAAACATGATGGTCTACATTAAGAAGCAGCCTATACACAATCATGCCGAATCTCAATAATTGGCAATCCCAAGCAACACTCACACAGAACTACAGAAGGCAATACGCCAAACAGAAGGAAAAATGAAAAAGGTTCAATCTTTCTCTTCCATAGTGATCATATAcattaacacttgaatatttctcATCTCTATAACAACAAGAGCACCATCCAAGCTTGTAGCTATTACCCTTGCATCAAAGAGAACGCCTTTCAAACCCGTGATCACACATCATTTCACCATGAACATTACCCCAAACAAATCTTGTCCTAACATTGTTCCCTAAAACCCGCGTCTAATAGATATCAACCAAGTAGTCCAAACAATTCAACGAGTCATTTTGATAAATACTAGTGGCGGAACTAGGGGATTAGTAAAGTTGCTCACTCGCCTTTGGACAATGAAAAAATTGAAATCTTGCCTTTgttggagagaaggggagggaagggagaatggaggaggtgattttccttccaaatcttgcctttgttggatccattttcccttccctccaaatccctccacctccattttgctaaccaaacaatggatttccCATCCCTTCAAATCACTCCCTCCCTTTCCTTTCAAATCCTTCAATCCAAACATACCCTTATTACTTAAATTTTCGATCTTTTTTCCAGTTTACCTTATATCACTACTAGTACTCCCCCCAACTAAAAATCATGGTTCCGCCATTGTTATTACTCTTATCATACGATTCATACGCAATCAAAAACAACAATTTAGCTAATCAAACACATTGTAAACACCAATTTAGatcaaaaccctaattccaaTGCAATCAACAAAATCAAAAACAACAAAGTAGAGAAACATAACCTGAAATTCAAGACTAAAAGGGTTCTTAAACCCTCTTTTAGGAAGCCTACGCCGCAAAGGAGTCTGACCGCCTTCGAACCCGAATTTAGCAGTACCACGAGCCTTCTGACCCTTATGCCCACGACCAGCAGTCttacccaaacccgacccaatacCACGCCCTTTCCTCTTCTTTTGTTTGGTGGCACCCGGGTTATCCCTTATATCATTCAGCACTAGTGGACCACCAGTGTACGCCCTTTTCGACGAATACCCGAGATCGAAAAGGGAACCATTGAAGGCAGGGATTGGTGGGATTGGGGATTTGGAAAAGAGGGTATGTGTGATGGAGGGTGGAGAGGGGGAAATGTAGGGTTTTGTTAGGGTTTGGATTGATGTTGAGATTAGCCTTCTTAACATTGTTGCTTGAGGTTGGAGGTTGAAGAAGCAGGAGAGGGAGGGGAGAAATGAGGGAAGAAGTGTGTTGAATTGTGGAAGTGAGGAAGAAGGGTTTTAGGCTTGGTTTGATTTCGTGTTCATTGCCTTCGCGGTGCGCACCGTAGATAGCGGCTACGGTTACccaggaaaaaaaagaaaaaaaaaaggtgtgtTTGCGTTGGTGAGGTCGATTTTGCTCGTACCTGATTTAGATGGATGAATAATTCCCGAAATTGTATTAATTAAATAGAACGTGGTCAGAGGAAATGGATTTGGACAACTATTTTAGTACGACGAAAATATATATCCCTCACAAAGACTCTCCACGCCAATACGCCTTCCTCGCGTTGAAGTTACTCTCACCCCTTGTATTGGTGTCATCTTCCACATCAGCCAATCACCATATTTAATCTACTCACCATTTGTAGACAAACAAAACGCACAACCCTTAAAAAAAGTTAGCATATAATAACTTAATCAACAATTTGAATTGAGCTATAGTTTGGATTAGAGGTTATCATGAGCCCGGCTGGGTTTGGGTCGGGCCCAATAAATAAATTAAGCCCAAGTGGACGGGCCAAGTCGGGCCGGGCTATAAGTGCAGGCCTATTTTATCAGCCCAAGTGGCCTTAAGCGGGCTTTCGGGCTGATTTGGGCCAATTCGGGCTAAATATTTTTCCTCTTGAAATAAGTTTAGAAATCCCCATTATGAAGTTATATACTTTGTGTATTTGTTATCAATATTTTCGTATAGAATTGTGTGATTTTTTTCGAGTATTGTTAATTATGAAATAGTAACCTAATGTAGCTTTTATGAACGTATTGTTTGAGGTGACTCATACAAACTAAATACAcaatttgtagtagtgtaataACACATTTGAGTGTGGTGCTCACTCTATGTTGTAGTGTTGTAATTGATTTGATATTTGTTGTTCTCTAagctcaaaaacattgacttaacACGCCGATAATGGTAAACAATTTATCGGCATTAATATGATACAAAATCATTAGCTCATTTTTTATCATATAAATACTAGTAAAGGAAAATACTAAGCCTTATCAAACTAATACATGTAAACAAGTTATTACGGCTTATTTACAATACAACATTTGattggttaattattttactaaatGTTTATTAATGTTCTTAAATTGTACATATTCGTAAATTTTGCATATGTTCGGGCCGGGCCAAAGTTCGGGCCGTGAAGGCGGCCCAAACCTGGCCCTATTATATTAAATCGGACCGGGCCAAATTTCGGGCCGTGAAGGCGGCCCAAACCTGGCCCTATTATATTAAATCGGGCCATGGACCTCAGGCCGTGCTCTTTTCGGGCTTAAAATCGAGGCCCAAGTCCGGGGAAATTGGGTTGGGTTAAGCCGGGTCGGGCTAACGGGCCTGGACCATATGATCAGCTCTAGTTTGGATTTGTTGAGTGATACAGAATGGATTTAATACATTACAATGTTTGGTTGAGATGTTTTGGAATGAAGTTCCATAAATTTTAACTTCATTCCAATCTGTTAGAATCCTTTACTCCACTCCTTCCAAGATTCAAACTTCATTATCAAactttattattatcatatattcaATGCTTGAACTAAAGAGCACAAATAAGTATGAGACTAGATTTCATGCTCGGGTGTTGCCCGGGTAATATCTTAATAGTGACGCTGAGGTAAGGTGGATTAATATTCAATAAAATAATGTATCTTTGAAATACTTTTGTGTTCATGCAGTAAtcaaatactccctctgtcccggtcatttgttgtccttttccattttgggtgtctcagtcatttgttgtcctttctattttaagaatgaaaacGGACCAAAATATAACGATGTTATTTTGGCAAACTTAGTTATAAGAGGAATTCTTTTTTACATTAAACTTAGTTAATGTGCAAATGATAATTAGGATGTttagagcatccacaatggtaagcAACAACCCAACTAGCTTAACTTTCCACATCACCTTTTTGAGCTATAACACTTTTAAGTTACAAACTCCTCCAATGGTTAAGCTATAAGAGTTGTTGCTTAAATGAATTTACAAACATTTATTTAATTGGCATATATCACTTTGTGGGtccatttgagctactagctccatggagctagttgCTCAAACTAAGCTAGTTCATGTGGAGCTCTCCAATGGTTGAGCAACTAGCTTAAAACTTTAAGAATTTGCAAGCAAGTCATTTTActcaaccattggagatgctcttaccGAGTTATTAAAAAGTGATTTCACTGAATAAGGAGCTAATATATTTCCCCTGTTTTAATTGACTTCGTTTTTTTTTCGAAGAGAATTTTGATTGACTTTAATATGTCGTGGTATCGTCATAGTCCTCAATAGATATTATTAAAACAAAAAGCTATTTCATGGTTAGATTATACATCGTTTAATAAGGCAGATTAATATACTATAGTGTTCCACTTAACTTTAGCTGCTAGCAACCAAATTTTATGGTCGGTATCATTAGAATTAGTCGTATTCATGATAAttttaaccaaactcaaataAGCTAACAACTCGTCTATCTTAAGATAAAGGTATAtgataaaacgggtcaaatatcatCCCATGGGTATATATGACAAATCTTTTGTTTTTCTCAATGTattttgcttttgtcttattCCCCCCGTATAAACGTATTTAACCCGTCATAAAGTAAAGTTAAGACTGATATACCCGTCACAAATACCTTCAAAGGAATATGCAGCAATAGAGAGGTGcatacaaattgacaaaaaacATAGGATACACTCTAAGATCTAAAGCATTATTTGCTCCAAATTGACAATTGAGTAGAATTGCAGGTGCCCACACGACCTGCAACTAAAGAGGAAAAATCATTAGATCGTTACTTATATGTATCATGTATGTATGAAGAAAGCCAAACGAAAACGAAAATACTTCTAAATATAAGGCTTGTTATATATGTAGTTATTATGAACAGTACTCCGTAACTTTAGTTTCTCTTCTATATATACTTTTTATGCTTATGCGTAATAGGATACTGATAACAAAAAAAGCTTTCCCTAAAAATCTAGGAAGCAACAAAAAGAAAGCTTAAGAACACCGAAATATTTTTCGTAACTCGGTTGATGTACGACAGTTTCAATGCGGATAATTACCTTTGTATATGTTGAATCTTAGATTCTTAAAGACTATAGACAACGATGACCGCTAATAACAATGATTGATTTGCTATTCCTTCCTGAAAAGTAAATAAAGCAATTAAAAACGGATGTACACAAGACAATAAATACATAAACAATAAGATGCCAAATTTTCAACAATATTAATTGCAAATATAAATTTCAACAATAAGGTATCATAAGTTCACAATAAGGATGAACAGTACGAACAACACAtgcaaaaaaataaaatgaaaaaaataaaaattaatgtTGTTGTGATTGAAACCATCCAATATTATACGTATATATAGTGCAAATTATGAGCTTTAATATACTAAGACAGATTAAGAGTCCAAGTTAAGCTCAAGGACCAACATTTACCTGCTTAAAAAGATATTTatctttttataattttttacccATCTAATAGAAAACTTTTCAATAGTTTATAATTAAGTACTAATATATTTATCTTATTTCAATATTTTATAACTTAAATAATTTACCAAACTTGAACCAATAATAATTTATTCAGCAAAAGATAACTTATTCAATAAAAGCAACGGCCAATGAAATCGCTTCAAAACAATAGCCAATGAAATAGcttcaaaagttcctcttttaagtatatacggagtatattgattgatattgatattgattcTAAAAATTCATACCTAGATAGATAAGTATGAGATTCTAAAAATTCATACCTAGATGATATCACATCCCATTTCATTCTAATTTCTATTCATATGTTTTGAACCAAACAACATTTTAAGACCTTTCTCCTCTTTAAGCTAAGTGTATGTTTCCCTAAAAAAAATCATGGTAGCATCAAACTTATAGGACAATGACGCCGTCGTCGTAAAAATGATAGTGAGTAAAAGTTATTTTCAATGAGATTATATAAGCTTGACGCTTTACAATCACACATTTGAGTAGAACACTTTACACCAAAAATTGTGTAATAATAAATCATGTAAAATTCTATAAATGAGTATTATAACACTGGTAATCGTTGGAATGTTAGAAAGCGTTTTTAGAGTAACTCTCACATACGCGTAAAACCACCCAACCCTGACCAGGGCCACCAACCCCGATTGGGGACGTAACAACTTACTTCGACCAAATGCATACAAATAAGTAGAGCAAGGATGCCCCGGTAGGGGCCACTTAGCCCCGATCGAGGTCGTGACTATTTACACTCGGATGCAAAAACTTTTGTATACAAATCCATCTAAGTGTTATGTAATATGTCCCTGAACATCAAACCCGGATAGGGGATGATAAAAACTCCGCCAACACTTATAAGTAAATATCCACTTAGAAGTCTTTAATGGAGCACATGACAAAAGTCATTTATCATAAATATATCCACATAATTACGAACCCAATATTCAATTATATTGTTGGCGCAGTTTACTGCATAGGGAAAATCTGAACAAAGATAAATGTACTCTTGCTTAAGATCCGAGCTGAAATGATAGAAATAGTTATCATGTCGATTTTCAATTATGTAATTGTCCTCTTGCTACCGGAGATAGTTGGCATGAGCTTTCACTGGCCAGACAGTGACCGCTTATTTGTAGACGACAATGTATTTCGACCGTTAGTGTCGGTCAAGGCAGTTATATTTATTCAATCTTAGTAGCTTACTAGTTTAGTATTCACATTGAAGAAGATTGTCTATATTATGTTCTTTCTGTATTCACTCTAAAATCCAAATCGAATCGGAATCAAGACTACTGTTGTTGACATTGTGTACAGTTTGTGTGCGAAGAAAACTCGTAGGTTTGTATTTTTGTTACTACTCATTTCCCACAATATAATGCCAAAACGAGAAATCTATTGCTGAAAATATCGGCGGTACGCTATATTCACGCTTACTCTCCTACTCCGGCTTTACGGATCCTTTATCCCACCGTTGTGTCCCATCTTATTTGCCATTATTTCGACTTTTGACAGATGGAGTATGACTTAAGGGATGACCCTTAAGCGTAAAAAAAATTGTCTGAAGAAATTAGTATGAGACACAAAAATGGGACAAGAATCCGCTGATTGCTATTGTTAGTTACAAACTTTTACCGTAGAGACATTATTGAAGTATTGACCAACATGATGAAATGTCATGGATTTAAAGCCCAACTTGAACACGAATGTTTGTTTGAATTATAATTCTCTAGATGTCATCTCAACGTATAAATGCAATAAATACATCATATTCGTGGTGCATTGAATTAACGAACATTTTACAGTATTATAGTTAGATATAGTCGTAATTTAGAAATAGGATTCAGAATAATTTGAACTCGAATATTTTCAAACTTTGAACATCTATACTAACGCATATTTCTTAAGCACAAATTCTTATACAAATACTatcttacaaccagttgtatactaGTATTATACAACCGTCTtaaagttgttgagctcttatacaaagttgttgagctattttacaagttattgagctattttaagaaacaattgagcttaataattattttgttaaactcaataactttgtatcataactcgataattttgttagtagtgctcgacaactttataacaaagctcaattacattaaataagttgttcatacaacccgttgtatgATACATTAACTGAAATTCTTAAGATAAATCATTGTAAGTTTTGCAAGTCATTTCTATGACGCTCTCTAAACAAAAATTTACGGACTACTCATTTTACTTGTTCTTTTTACATCTTTGATATCATGTAAGTAAATTTTCACAATTTTCATTTgggattaaaataaaataaagtgagTTTAACCACTCTCAAAAAAAATAATCCAAATAGACTTTTTAAATTAAAGAACTCTACATTTTAACTTACTATGGGTGTCTTTGGTTTGGGCTGCTGCGTTTTTGTGAAGTCACGGTTGTCTCCGCCACCGTTTTCGTTTGGAGTGAGGTCTGTTTTTGAGGGTTACTTTTTTCTATGTT is a window encoding:
- the LOC141595131 gene encoding uncharacterized protein LOC141595131; translation: MLRRLISTSIQTLTKPYISPSPPSITHTLFSKSPIPPIPAFNGSLFDLGYSSKRAYTGGPLVLNDIRDNPGATKQKKRKGRGIGSGLGKTAGRGHKGQKARGTAKFGFEGGQTPLRRRLPKRGFKNPFSLEFQPCGLGKIAKLINMGMIDSSELITMKTLKDVGAIGKQIGDGVRLMGRGCEQIVWPIHLEVSRVTVRAKAAVEAAGGTVRRVHYNKLGFKALLKPEWFVKKGRLLPKAARPPPKIKDKVDSIGRLPAPTKPIPFTFDEPTEAATPA